In a genomic window of Ranitomeya imitator isolate aRanImi1 chromosome 5, aRanImi1.pri, whole genome shotgun sequence:
- the LOC138637825 gene encoding transcription factor Ovo-like 2: MSSSSVEEQLLGPVQDGNDSENSSSTAAEAEQEQRAHSRVARHFQIGMRTSLTTISSPPWSISKSRCGTPGFRSTRTSDNVMIRRLWNEVAKAMWDGWDDTPTQVRNAFHSIDCIFQYVTEDSLSNSSSNGDPVGDSPERGSSDFSLCNGSLTTPNSADRCEDELSPEAKGSNEENAEEQALDLKKSSVRSKIKVTTGSLSEEIYSCDMCGKGFRLQRMLNRHLKCHNQVKRHLCTFCGKGFNDTFDLKRHVRTHTGIRPYKCDVCNKAFTQCCSLESHLKKIHGVQQGYAYKQRRNKLFVCEECGYTGPSQEDLYLHVYNLHPGSAFLKKTTKKLNALLQNKIASVLHGSPKPEEEVE; this comes from the exons atgtcatcttcttctgtggaggagCAACTTCTTGGGCCTGTACAAGATGGAAAtgacagtgaa aacagttcttccactgcggcagaggccgaGCAGGAGCAGCGTGCACACAGTCGTGTGGCAAGGCA cttccagatcgggatgaggacctcattgacaacgatatcctcaccTCCCTGGTCCATTagcaagtcccgttgtgggacacctgggttccgcagcactcggacatcgGACAACGTGATGATCCggcggttatggaatgaggtggccaaagcgatgtgggatggctgggacgacACCCCGACTCAGGTCCGCAATGCATTTC ACAGCATCGACTGCATCTTCCAGTATGTGACTGAGGACAGCCTGAGTAACAGCAGCAGCAATGGTGACCCTGTGGGGGACAGTCCGGAGAGGGGCAGCAGCGACTTCAGCCTGTGTAACGGGAGCCTAACCACCCCCAACAGTGCTGACCGGTGTGAGGATGAGTTATCCCCTGAAGCAAAAGGAAGCAACGAAGAGAATGCTGAGGAACAGGCTCTGGATCTTAAGAAATCATCCGTCAGATCCAAAATTAAGGTcaccactggatcactgagcgaggAGATTTATAGCTGTGACATGTGTGGTAAAGGCTTCCGTTTGCAGCGCATGCTCAATCGTCATCTCAAATGCCATAACCAGGTTAAAAGGCACCTCTGCACCTTCTGTGGCAAAGGATTCAACGACACGTTTGATCTGAAAAGACACGTGAGGACTCACACAGGAATCCGCCCATATAAATGTGATGTCTGCAACAAAGCATTTACTCAGTGCTGCTCACTGGAATCTCATCTGAAGAAAATCCACGGGGTGCAGCAAGGTTATGCCTACAAGCAGAGGAGGAACAAGCTGTTTGTATGTGAGGAATGCGGGTACACTGGGCCGTCCCAGGAGGATTTGTATTTGCACGTATACAATCTGCACCCTGGCAGCGCCTTCCTTAAGAAGACCACAAAAAAACTGAACGCTCTTCTACAAAACAAAATCGCATCTGTTCTCCATGGAAGTCCTAAACCAGAAGAAGAGGTGGAGTGA